The Pricia mediterranea genome includes a window with the following:
- a CDS encoding efflux RND transporter permease subunit, whose protein sequence is MKEGLAGKIAKMFIGSKLTVLLMIVFMVIGVYSSFLIPREEEPQIDVPMADIFVGYPGASPTEVESRVTKPLEKLISNIKGVEYVYSTSMKEQGMVIVQFYVGEDIERSFVKLYNEINKHMDEMPQGVTFPLIKTRAIDDVPMLGLTLWSENYDDYRLKQIAQELTDEIEKVSDVSATQKIGGRDRQLRVVLDKDKMAASGLDFLSVAEMIKANDQQLGSGTFDRNDTEFMVTTGKFLETASDVENLVVGIQQDRPIYLIQVATVKDGPEIPKDYVYHGFGQASEKASDFESEYPAVTIAIAKRKGADAMKVSDMIIDKVDHLKKTLIPDDVYVEVSRNYGETASQKVSELLMHLIGAIIAVTLVVMLAMGWRGGLVVFLSVPITFALTLLSYYMLDYTLNRITLFALVFVTGIVVDDSIIIAENMHRHFKMKRLPFKQAALYAINEVGNPTILATFTVIASVLPMAFVSGLMGPYMSPMPIGASIAMVLSLFVALTITPYLGYIFLREKEKPARTTDGKEEEKPEKRLEDTLIYRWYAKLEAPLIENKKYRWIFLCITFLLLMGSVGMFFTKSVAVKMLPFDNKNEFQVVIDMPEGTTLERTGAVTKEVSQYLRTRPEVVNYQSYVGTSAPITFNGLVRHYDLRGGSNMADIQVNLVDKGERSAQSHGIASSMRSEIQRIGAAYNANIKLVEVPPGPPVLSTIVGEIYGPDYDTQIDIADQVRNILKNTDDVVDVDWMVEADQTEYQFVIDREKAMLYGVVPRQIAHTMNMALSERAVTNLYDEDSADQIGLFLTLDEKEKSTVNDIAQLKVKSNQNTMVTIGDLVDIQETTSAKSIYRKNQKRVVYVLADMAGALESPVYAILGMTDKLKEINLPEGYSIDELYIKQPDFEDDYTVKWDGEWQITLEVFRDLGIAFLGVIVIIYILIVGWFQNFKAPIVMMVAIPLSLVGIVLGHWLLGAFFTATSFIGMIALAGIMVRNSVLLIDFVNLRLAEGIPIKQAVIEAGAVRTTPILLTAGTVVIGAFVILFDPIFQGLAISLMGGTIVSTVLTLLVVPLVYYMIEEKKYPEVAAEGKEIPPAPNGKTKPIKQ, encoded by the coding sequence ATGAAAGAAGGTCTAGCAGGTAAGATTGCCAAAATGTTTATAGGCAGTAAGTTGACGGTGCTGTTGATGATCGTATTTATGGTCATTGGGGTGTACAGCTCGTTTTTGATCCCGCGGGAGGAAGAGCCGCAGATCGACGTGCCGATGGCGGATATATTTGTGGGTTACCCCGGGGCAAGTCCGACCGAGGTGGAGAGTCGCGTGACCAAGCCCTTGGAAAAACTGATCTCGAACATTAAGGGAGTAGAATATGTGTATTCGACCTCGATGAAGGAGCAGGGCATGGTAATCGTGCAATTTTATGTTGGTGAAGATATCGAACGCTCGTTCGTGAAACTGTACAACGAGATCAACAAGCATATGGACGAAATGCCGCAGGGCGTAACATTCCCGCTCATAAAGACCCGTGCCATCGACGATGTACCGATGTTAGGTCTTACACTTTGGAGCGAAAACTATGATGACTACCGCTTGAAACAGATCGCCCAGGAGTTGACCGACGAAATCGAAAAAGTAAGCGACGTTTCCGCCACGCAAAAGATCGGCGGACGCGATCGCCAGTTACGTGTGGTGTTGGACAAAGATAAAATGGCTGCGAGCGGACTTGATTTTCTGTCCGTCGCCGAGATGATCAAGGCGAACGACCAACAACTGGGCAGCGGCACTTTCGACAGGAACGATACCGAATTCATGGTCACTACTGGGAAATTCCTGGAAACGGCTTCCGACGTGGAGAATTTGGTGGTGGGGATACAACAAGACCGTCCTATTTATCTAATACAGGTCGCTACCGTTAAGGACGGACCCGAAATTCCAAAAGACTACGTGTACCACGGTTTTGGACAGGCTAGCGAAAAGGCCTCAGATTTTGAGTCTGAATATCCGGCCGTAACCATTGCCATTGCCAAGCGAAAGGGCGCGGATGCTATGAAAGTTTCCGATATGATCATTGATAAGGTAGACCATTTGAAAAAGACCTTGATCCCCGATGACGTATACGTGGAAGTGTCAAGAAACTATGGGGAAACGGCCTCCCAAAAAGTCTCCGAACTGCTGATGCACCTGATCGGGGCCATCATCGCCGTTACCCTTGTAGTTATGCTGGCCATGGGCTGGCGGGGGGGATTGGTGGTGTTCCTGTCCGTTCCGATTACCTTCGCCCTGACCTTGCTCAGTTATTACATGCTCGATTATACGCTAAACAGAATCACGCTTTTCGCCTTGGTCTTCGTTACGGGAATCGTCGTGGACGACTCCATCATCATCGCCGAAAACATGCACCGGCATTTCAAGATGAAGCGCCTGCCGTTCAAGCAAGCGGCCCTGTACGCTATCAACGAGGTAGGCAACCCCACGATCTTGGCCACCTTCACGGTAATCGCATCGGTCTTGCCGATGGCCTTTGTATCGGGATTGATGGGCCCGTACATGTCGCCCATGCCCATTGGTGCATCGATCGCGATGGTATTGTCGCTCTTTGTCGCCTTGACCATCACCCCGTATTTAGGTTATATCTTTCTTCGTGAAAAGGAGAAGCCCGCCCGTACGACAGATGGGAAGGAAGAAGAAAAGCCTGAAAAGCGCTTGGAAGATACCTTGATCTATCGCTGGTATGCAAAATTGGAAGCCCCCCTGATCGAGAATAAAAAATACCGCTGGATATTTTTGTGCATTACATTTTTGTTGCTCATGGGATCCGTAGGGATGTTCTTTACGAAATCGGTTGCCGTAAAAATGCTGCCGTTCGACAACAAGAACGAATTCCAGGTGGTCATTGATATGCCCGAAGGTACCACCCTGGAGCGCACCGGGGCCGTAACCAAAGAAGTCTCCCAATACCTGCGTACCCGTCCCGAAGTGGTCAACTACCAAAGTTATGTAGGAACCTCGGCCCCGATCACCTTCAACGGATTGGTGCGCCATTACGACCTCCGAGGCGGCAGCAATATGGCCGATATTCAGGTCAATCTTGTAGACAAGGGCGAACGCAGTGCCCAAAGCCACGGTATTGCCAGCTCGATGCGATCCGAAATACAGCGAATAGGGGCAGCGTACAACGCGAATATAAAACTCGTCGAAGTGCCCCCCGGTCCCCCGGTGCTCTCTACCATCGTAGGCGAGATCTATGGACCCGACTACGATACGCAGATCGATATTGCGGACCAGGTCCGAAATATTCTCAAGAACACCGATGATGTGGTCGATGTCGATTGGATGGTAGAGGCCGACCAGACCGAATATCAATTTGTCATCGACAGGGAAAAGGCGATGTTGTACGGCGTGGTGCCCCGACAGATCGCCCATACCATGAACATGGCACTATCGGAACGGGCGGTGACCAATCTCTACGATGAGGACTCCGCAGACCAAATAGGGTTGTTCTTGACCTTGGACGAAAAAGAAAAATCGACCGTTAACGATATCGCCCAATTGAAGGTGAAATCGAATCAAAATACAATGGTTACTATCGGCGATCTGGTTGACATTCAAGAAACCACAAGTGCCAAGAGCATTTATAGGAAGAACCAAAAACGGGTCGTTTATGTATTGGCAGATATGGCGGGAGCTTTAGAAAGTCCCGTTTACGCCATTTTGGGGATGACCGACAAATTAAAGGAAATCAACCTTCCCGAAGGTTATTCCATCGATGAGCTCTACATCAAACAACCTGATTTCGAAGATGATTACACAGTTAAATGGGACGGCGAATGGCAAATTACCCTAGAAGTCTTCCGCGATCTAGGGATTGCCTTTCTAGGCGTTATCGTCATCATCTATATTTTGATCGTAGGATGGTTCCAGAACTTTAAGGCACCGATCGTGATGATGGTCGCCATTCCGCTTTCGTTGGTGGGCATTGTTCTAGGCCACTGGCTGTTGGGTGCATTTTTTACGGCAACCTCCTTTATCGGAATGATTGCCCTGGCGGGCATTATGGTGAGGAATTCGGTTTTGCTCATCGATTTTGTGAACCTGCGCTTGGCAGAGGGCATCCCGATCAAGCAAGCGGTCATCGAAGCCGGTGCGGTACGGACCACCCCTATTTTATTGACTGCGGGAACGGTGGTAATCGGCGCGTTCGTCATCCTGTTCGATCCAATTTTTCAAGGTCTGGCGATTTCGCTGATGGGCGGTACGATCGTATCGACGGTATTGACTTTATTGGTGGTACCGTTGGTGTACTATATGATCGAAGAGAAAAAATATCCAGAGGTGGCCGCCGAGGGCAAAGAGATCCCCCCTGCCCCAAATGGCAAAACCAAACCGATAAAGCAATAG
- a CDS encoding HPF/RaiA family ribosome-associated protein, which yields MTIEIQYVRIPTSESLDALATKKLNKLAQKYDWLIRAQVHFKLENVPAGNGKICEIELSAPGPRLFAKSSSDDFEKSLAETVKELEGQLRKKKTMMQKR from the coding sequence ATGACGATAGAAATTCAATACGTACGGATACCGACGAGCGAAAGTTTGGATGCCTTGGCAACGAAAAAGCTGAACAAGCTTGCCCAAAAATACGACTGGCTGATTCGGGCCCAAGTCCATTTTAAGCTGGAGAACGTACCTGCGGGAAACGGTAAGATTTGCGAGATAGAACTCAGCGCACCGGGCCCCCGTTTGTTTGCCAAGTCAAGTTCCGATGATTTTGAAAAATCGTTGGCGGAAACGGTAAAGGAACTTGAAGGGCAATTGCGTAAAAAGAAAACGATGATGCAAAAGCGTTGA
- a CDS encoding YgaP family membrane protein, translating into MINRYIRAIAGTFIIISVLLAMYVNVNWLWFTLFVGANLLQSSFTQWCLMEKFLYKLGVRKDGDSCTV; encoded by the coding sequence ATGATAAACAGATATATCCGTGCCATAGCCGGCACCTTTATTATCATTAGCGTTTTATTGGCCATGTACGTGAACGTAAACTGGCTTTGGTTTACACTTTTTGTGGGCGCCAATCTCTTGCAATCGTCTTTTACCCAATGGTGTTTGATGGAGAAATTTCTATACAAATTGGGGGTAAGGAAAGATGGGGATAGCTGTACGGTGTAG
- a CDS encoding efflux RND transporter periplasmic adaptor subunit — translation MKSKMYIPVAVFTITMLLASCGSEDKTAVADNSPAVAVQVNAVSEANSNPFLTASGKIEAVKSADISTRMMGYVDKIYVQVGEKVKNGQLLLSINNADVSAKLAQVNAGITEAQAAFYNAKKDYNRFTALYQENSASQKELDDMTANYNMAKARLESAKQMRNEVNAQLSYANIRAPFTGVVTNKFINAGDMANPGMPLLEVEAPGKYHVMSMVPESGISDIKTNSEVDVLLKSLGRTIKGKVTEISTSAKNTGGQYLVKVVLEDSDASILSGMYATVQFPVERRVATNAIMIPSEVIVEKGQLTGVYTVSQSNTALLRWLRLGRTFGDKVEVLSGLSAEERYIVSAEGKLFNGAKVFVE, via the coding sequence ATGAAAAGCAAAATGTACATACCCGTAGCAGTTTTTACCATCACGATGCTACTCGCAAGCTGTGGCAGTGAAGACAAAACAGCGGTTGCCGATAATTCCCCCGCGGTGGCCGTACAAGTAAATGCTGTTTCCGAAGCTAATAGCAATCCGTTTTTGACAGCCAGTGGTAAAATAGAAGCCGTTAAAAGTGCCGACATCAGTACCCGCATGATGGGGTATGTCGATAAAATCTATGTGCAGGTAGGCGAAAAGGTCAAAAACGGACAATTATTACTGAGCATCAACAATGCCGATGTTTCCGCCAAATTGGCCCAGGTAAATGCCGGTATAACCGAAGCTCAGGCTGCCTTTTACAACGCCAAAAAAGATTACAACCGATTCACGGCCTTATATCAGGAGAATAGTGCCTCCCAAAAAGAATTGGACGATATGACCGCCAATTACAACATGGCGAAAGCAAGGTTGGAGTCCGCCAAACAGATGAGGAACGAGGTCAATGCGCAGCTTTCGTACGCGAATATCCGCGCCCCGTTCACCGGGGTCGTGACCAATAAGTTCATCAACGCCGGCGATATGGCCAATCCGGGGATGCCTTTATTGGAGGTCGAGGCCCCGGGGAAATATCACGTTATGTCCATGGTGCCCGAATCCGGTATCTCGGACATCAAGACCAACTCCGAAGTAGATGTACTGCTAAAATCCTTGGGCAGAACAATCAAGGGAAAAGTGACCGAGATAAGCACCTCCGCCAAAAATACGGGCGGGCAGTATCTGGTTAAGGTGGTTCTGGAGGATTCCGATGCTAGCATTTTATCGGGCATGTACGCCACGGTACAATTTCCGGTGGAGCGAAGAGTGGCGACCAATGCGATCATGATTCCCTCTGAAGTCATCGTCGAAAAAGGCCAATTGACGGGTGTCTATACCGTAAGTCAAAGCAACACCGCCCTCTTGCGCTGGTTGCGATTAGGCAGGACCTTCGGGGACAAAGTTGAAGTGCTCTCGGGACTTTCCGCTGAGGAGCGATACATCGTTTCGGCGGAGGGAAAATTGTTCAATGGAGCGAAAGTTTTTGTGGAATAG